The Vicia villosa cultivar HV-30 ecotype Madison, WI linkage group LG1, Vvil1.0, whole genome shotgun sequence genome includes a region encoding these proteins:
- the LOC131644427 gene encoding uncharacterized protein LOC131644427 has protein sequence MAAPVERLLGDYGGANAPTGRMTIVNQPVDVAHFQLHPATIRQLEKKPFSGRINEDANKHLQRFLTMTTSLKIEGHSEEAKKLVMFPFTLSDDAEEWFYSLPAGTAGGSTNFKTATEIKKIIDAIAANEHLELYDRSVNQPEGLIDLKLSNQVVKMEDQIVAEVERRLKQMALEKQTVAQVQPAQPIQAMSQIAQQLANAQPQGALPSATVTNPREHQNVNVISTRSLRRSKPEEKSEIEYDDIIEVDLEVRENKKVPEEVIQPVKPTEEKRRKEPTPLIKLPYPSRVAKKDQKEKDFEKKFMKEVISKKKPTRGEGVVKKEKCCAISPEKRIPIKQKDPGSVAIPCTIKNRTFMKVLIDSGASVSLMPLSIFKKLGIQKVSERGTELKFADHTMKRSYGVAEDVLVEIDKFVFPVDFEIMDIPEDEETPIILGRPFLRTSRCNVDIEKGTLTLKSFDEEITLKVLDTKKQGESGDNQSSVGMIHIVGKSKRSEPTPKKVSSIISQVAASHIKTPKSNKEIKERKKKEHQGKEMEVESDLRHKVFHPLNLDEFWVAERTSKMVWKRKYPP, from the exons ATGGCGGCTCCCGTAGAAAGActgttaggtgattatggtggagcaaatgcaccaACCGGCCGGATGACAATAGTGAATCAACCGGTCGATGTTGCCCACTTTCAGTTGCACCCGGCAACCATACGACAACTTGAGAAGAAACCTTTCTCTGGAAGAATTAATGAAGATGCCAACaagcatttacaaaggtttcttactatgactACGTCGTTGAAAATAGAGGGGCATTCTGAAGAGGCAAAGAAACTAGTGATGTTTCCGTTCACTTTGTCAGATGATGCTGAAGAATGGTTTTACTCTTTACCTGCTGGAA ctgccggtggctcaacaaatttcaaaacagcCACGGAAATCAAGAAGATCATTGATGCTATCGCGGcaaatgaacacttggagttatatgaccgtagtgttaaTCAGCCTGAAGGgttaattgatttgaagttgtcaAATCAAGTTGTTAAGATGGAAGACCAAATTGTGGCTGAAGTTGAACGAAGACTAAAACAAATGGCTCTCGAGAAGCAAACTGTAGCACAGGTTCAACCAGCTCAGCCGATTCAAGCG atgagtcagatagcacaacaactCGCCAATGCTCAACCACAAGGTGCCTTACCAAGTGCAACTGTTACAAACCCAAGGGAGCATCAGAATGTGAATGTCATCTCAACAAGAAGTCTGAGGAGatcaaaaccagaagaaaaaagtgaaattGAGTATGATGATATCATCGAAGTAGATCTTGAAGTGCGTGAAAATAAGAAAGTGCCAGAGGAGGTGATACAACCTGTGAAGCCAACtgaagagaaaagaagaaaagagcCGACACCATTGATTAAGTTGCCGTATCCTTCTCGAGTAGCAAAGAAGGAccaaaaagagaaagactttgagaa gaaattcatgaaggaagtGATATCTAAAAAGAAACCAACAAGGGGTGAAGGGGTAGTTAAGAAGGAGAAATGTTGTGCAATCTCACCAGAGAAGAGAATACCAATCAAGCAGAAAGATCCTGGATCAGTTGCAATACCGTGCACGATAAAAAACAGAACTTTCATGAAGGTTCTAATTGATTCGGGTGCTAGTGTGAGCTTAATGCCAttatctatcttcaaaaagctcgGTATTCAAAAGGtgagtgaaagaggaacagagttGAAATTTGCAGATCACACAATGAAGAGGTCATATGGGGTGGCAGAAGATGTATTGGTAGAAATTGACAAATTTGTTTTTCcagttgattttgaaataatgGATATCCCTGAAGATGAAGAGACCCCTATTATTCTGGGTCGACCTTTCTTGCGCACTAGTAGGTGCAATGTCGATATTGAAAAAGGTACTCTGACtttgaaatcttttgatgaagaaataaCTTTGAAAGTGTTAGATACCAAGAAGCAAGGTGAAAGTGGAGATAATCAATCTTCAGTTGGAATGATCCACATAGTAGGAAAAAGCAAAAGATCAGAACCAACCCCAAAAAAGGTCTCAAGCATAATCTCTCAGGTGGCAGCATCTCATATAAAAACTCCAAAGTCCAATAAAGAaatcaaggaaagaaagaaaaaggaacatCAAGGTAAGGAGATGGAAGTTGAAAGTGACTTGAGGCACAAAGTGTTCCATCCTTTAAATTTAGATGAGTTCTGGGTTGCGGAAAGGACAAGCAAAATGGTGTGGAAGAGGAAGTATCCCCCATAA
- the LOC131639939 gene encoding RNA polymerase I termination factor produces the protein MNTLSKQNKRTEDGEGETSAGDSTMFERDVVDLPLAKSNDDQHLVKNDISEDGEQGKKKKKKKRSRERKHEDSEYNQFKSDECEEGDDGKKMKKKKKLIEGNTLNVGNEDGERVKKLKKKKKKRSEESEHKDYKEDKSNECEDDDQGKKMKKQLKPIEENTLNECNDFSSNEGEGGEQAKKLKKKKKKRSEESEHQDHNKVKSNECEEHDHEKKVKKKKKKLIEGGRLEECNDVINNGDGDQGKTKKKNKPSHKRKSKKDNDFNSNQDEVNDQGKKMKEKKEAKAVTNESPNSASKPKRVTFSEQVEKFCCDGLLRGERFTPEEDEKIKASVYDFINSHGLGDEGVDMVMHSSCHRETRGCWKVIAQALPYRPKQSVYTRAHVLFENNVFFHWTPEEREFVRKSFEQHGADWRPVADALGKSRDQVKDLWRRIKYDGLKRGPWSQDEYQTLFNLVNEDLRIRASEPYRRSQHGMLRDNICWEAISHKLKTRDSAVCCLKWYRELVSSNTGSGEWLDSDDFRMIGALYDLDACCMEEVDWDYLIEHRSGDACRQRWDQMVQHIGDGAGKSFIEQVEILAKRFCPDLLEAREAFENKPVTC, from the coding sequence ATGAATACTCTGAGCAAGCAAAACAAAAGAACGGAAGACGGAGAGGGTGAAACCAGTGCAGGTGATTCAACAATGTTCGAAAGGGATGTCGTTGATCTGCCTCTGGCCAAAAGTAATGATGATCAACATTTGGTAAAAAATGATATAAGTGAAGATGGCGAGCAaggcaagaagaaaaagaagaagaaacggAGTAGAGAAAGAAAGCATGAGGACTCGGAGTATAACCAGTTCAAAAGCGATGAATGTGAAGAAGGTGATGATgggaagaaaatgaaaaagaagaagaaactaaTTGAAGGAAACACACTTAATGTAGGTAATGAAGATGGAGAGCGGGTCAAGAagttaaagaaaaagaagaagaaacggAGTGAAGAAAGCGAACATAAGGACTATAAGGAGGACAAAAGCAATGAATGTGAAGATGATGACCAaggaaagaagatgaaaaagcagctgaaaccaattgaagaaaacaCACTTAATGAGTGTAATGACTTTAGCAGCAATGAAGGTGAAGGTGGAGAGCAGGCCAAGAAgctgaagaaaaagaagaagaaacggAGTGAAGAAAGCGAACATCAGGATCATAACAAGGTCAAAAGCAATGAATGTGAAGAACATGACCATGaaaagaaagtgaagaagaagaagaagaaactaaTTGAGGGAGGCAGACTTGAGGAGTGTAATGACGTTATAAACAATGGAGATGGTGACCAGGGAAAGACGAAAAAGAAGAATAAACCAAGTCACAAAAGAAAAAGTAAGAAGGACAATGATTTTAATAGCAATCAAGATGAAGTTAATGATCAAGGCAAAAAGATGAAGGAAAAAAAGGAAGCAAAGGCAGTTACAAATGAATCTCCTAATTCTGCATCTAAACCCAAACGGGTAACTTTTTCCGAACAAGTGGAGAAGTTTTGTTGTGATGGCTTATTGCGTGGGGAACGGTTTACACctgaagaagatgagaaaatcaaAGCATCTGTTTATGACTTTATAAATTCTCATGGTTTGGGAGATGAAGGTGTAGATATGGTTATGCATAGCAGTTGTCACCGTGAAACTAGAGGCTGTTGGAAGGTTATTGCACAAGCCCTACCTTATAGGCCTAAACAGAGTGTGTATACACGCGCTCATGTTTTGTTTGAAAACAATGTGTTCTTTCACTGGACACCTGAGGAGCGTGAATTTGTACGGAAGTCCTTCGAGCAACATGGAGCTGATTGGAGGCCAGTAGCTGATGCTTTGGGTAAAAGTCGAGATCAGGTAAAAGATTTGTGGCGCAGAATAAAGTATGATGGGTTAAAAAGAGGACCTTGGTCCCAAGATGAGTATCAAACTTTATTTAATTTAGTAAACGAAGATCTCCGTATCAGGGCTTCAGAGCCTTATAGAAGATCCCAACATGGTATGTTGCGAGATAATATTTGTTGGGAGGCAATTAGTCACAAGTTGAAAACCCGAGACAGTGCAGTTTGCTGCTTGAAGTGGTATCGAGAGTTAGTATCGTCAAACACTGGTAGTGGTGAATGGTTAGATTCCGATGACTTCCGCATGATAGGTGCTTTATATGATTTGGATGCTTGCTGCATGGAAGAGGTAGACTGGGACTATCTAATTGAGCATAGGTCTGGTGATGCATGCAGACAACGATGGGATCAAATGGTCCAACATATTGGCGATGGTGCAGGGAAGTCATTTATTGAGCAGGTTGAAATTCTTGCCAAGAGATTTTGTCCAGACTTATTGGAAGCAAGAGAGGCTTTTGAGAACAAACCTGTGACTTGTTGA